ATTGCAGCTGAGCGAAGAAGTGTTCAAACAGCTTTTATACGCAGTCATGATGTCCGCAGCGGGTCGCAAAAAGGTATACGTAGCGCTGAATGTTCCTGTAGAAGCGGTCGGATCTTCAGCCAAGCAACTGCTTGGTGTGTTATATGCAGCACTGCCTTATGCATTTCGCAACAGACTCGGATTTCTTACATATGCACAGGAACCAAACAGCAGAAAAGGCATTCACTTGATGTTTGTTGAGCCTTTTAGTTTGCGTCCCGGTGATCGGAATGTAGAAAAGGACTTTGTATTTGACCTGTCTAATCATAGTCGAATACTTAATGTGGATGCAGAGCAGGTGAGACAGCCGTATTTTGACTGGATCGTCCGTACGTTGTTGAATGGTGAGACGCCGGACGATTTCTTCAAATTTGCCGAGCAAATGCTGACAGGTATGGAGGCCGGGCGTGATTTGACGCCATCCAGCTATCATGAGCTAATTACGTTGTACAGAATTGAGCAGGGAGAGCGGGCATTATACAACGAACAACGAATCACTGTGTTACGAAGCCTGACTGATTATTTATCGCCACCCGATGCGCTGCCACGTAAAATGAGGCTGAATGATCTGTTTCTGTCGTTCTTTGATCATGAATTTGATCGGGTGAAGGATGGATATATTCCGGATGTAGGCCTGGTAGATAGTTTCAAGGACTATTATAAAGTTCATGCACGCAGCAGCGAAAATCGGTTGGTGGAATATTTAATCCGTTCGCTAAACAATGCTTATACTGCCAGAAATACGGAAGCAGTCACGTATATTTATCATACAATTGAAGAGAATCCATCATTAGGCAAGGCATATTTTACGAAAGTGTTGGGTAATCCGGCACTGACAAAAATGCTGTTCATTCCCTACATGGACAGTCAGATGAAAAGAACACCGGATGCCAAGGGGCTGCTGGCTGTTGTGCACGAATGGGGCAGTAGGTATATCGAAGTGTCGGCGAATGCCGATTTTCAGCTTTTGGCAGAATCTGCACTGATGGGCCGACTGCGTGCGGAAAGAAAACCAGTAGAGGCTGTGGCTGCCATTCACCAACGATTGCGTCAATGGGACAGCAACTCTGCCGTAGGCAAACTGTCCCCGCTGGAGCAATCTGGATTGACAGAACGCTTGCAGGAAGCGTCGGATCGGTATTTACTTACCGAAGTAGAGCTAAAGGAAATATCACCCGATCAGGTCGTACAGATTCCTTTTTTCACACGGCCTGATTTGGTGCAGTGGGTTGGAAAGCTGCCTGCTCCTCTTAAGGGACAAGCTGTGCGATTAGTTGCGGCTTATGATTGGTTTAACACGGAGGACCCGGAACCGTCGGTGCTGGACGGTCTGGAGCCCGGCGAAGTAGAAAAGGTACAGGATTGGGCTTACAGCTGGCTGCCCCAGCAGCTTGCGGAAGGCCATTTTGCCCGTCTGTTGCCTGCCTTTTATCGTTCTGACGGGCCGGGAGAGGGAATATTGGATTTCGCTCGCCTGGTCAGTTCGATTCGCAAATGGGCAAAGGATAACGATACGATGTACCGCTTTATCCGATGGTCGGAGGAACACCCTGAGTTTGCTACTCCACGCGGCGGTTTTGAACCATCCTACAGACGTGCGCTACTTCTATTCTTCCAAAAGGAAGGACGAGAGGGACTGCATAAAAAAACGCTGTGGCGTCAATATTTTGAACCTGCGAAGCCTGCCTTTAAAAATTTCTATTTGGCAGCAAAGCGTGAGACGGACACGCCTCTGGTCAAAACGCTTCGTCGTTTCCGTAAAGGTGGGGTGATTTCCGGGATCGTGCTGATTGTCATTGCAGGTACGCTAGGCGGCCTGAAAGCAACCGGGGTGATCGGATCTGCTGACACACCTGCGCCTGTTGCCACTCCGAAGCCTGTACAACAACAGCCTGTAGAGCCTACAGTGCCCGTAAAAAAGGAGCCTACGGCGATAGTGACACATGTGCCTAATACCAAGTCCACTACGAAAATGGTCAAGCTGTTGTTTGCGTTTCAGACATCGACAGAGCAGGCAGAATTTAAGCCGAAGAAGCTCGTCATTGTCGGTGCGGATCAGCAGGAGCACTTATACGAAAATTTTACACTTGCTGAACAGAACGACAAGGAAGCAGCCAGTAAGGCGAACAATGATCCATCCGGTGATGTAAACACTGGGAGCGCCACTACAAAAAGCACGACAGCAGATGGACAATCCACGGACAATGGTTCCACAGCTCGTGGGGGTACATCCAGTGGAAAAAGTGGTGATCAATCTGGAGCAGTGACTGGCAACACGGACGGAGGCTTGACTTCGGAGATTACTACTGAGGGTAGTGGCAATGGAGCAAATACAGACACAGACACTGACACACCATCGGAGTATGATCTGAAGAAGTATCCTTATCGTACGCTATTGACCCTTTGGCAGCGGTTGGAACTGAATGATGCTAGCACGGTTACCGTTGATGGAGAAGAATATCCGCTAGTTCAAGTGAAAACTGCGGACTAAGCAACTATAAAACAGAAATGAATGATGAATGAAGTAAAAGACGGGTTTCCTTCAAAGGACTCGTCTTTTATTGTGCCTATATTTCCATAAAGGATGAATTTGTAATTCAAAATTAACCCTATCTAATAAAGCATCATGTTACGAAAGTATTGACACTAAGTAGACAGCTGATTAAAATTAGTTGGAATTCAAACTATTAAAATTAGATAGATATGGAGGTTCGTAGTGAGATGGGAAGCGAGGTGTATCCCGTTTGTCTTCCTTGGGAGGAAGAGAGCACGATGTATTTAATTAAATGGATTTTCACTACCGTCCGGCGCGAAATTGAAATAGCACTGCGCCCTTTGGGGCTCACCTCCCCACAATCGCAGACGCTCTATATACTGGCGATGTCGCCTGGAGTCACCAATACGGATTTGGAAAAGCTATTGCTTATTGATAAATCAAGCGTTACTAGCCTGGTTAACGGGATCGTTAAGAAAAACTGGGCAGTACGCAAAAGTCACCCGGAAGATGCACGCATGAAGCAAATCTATTTGACTGAGGAAGGCTTGAAGATTCACAAGGTAGCTGAACGTACTATTGAGGCAATTAAAAGCTCGGTAGGGGAAACGTTATCTGTCGGAGAATCGGAGACGCTGCGCGGCCTGCTTAAAAAAATTCTCCGCGACTACCACCCTGCGGACGCCCGTGCATGAGCGAATATATAGAGATTTTACCCGGATAGGAGTATTCAAAAGCAGTGAATTACGATCTTAGATAAGAGGTTTACAGGAGAGGGAGACAACCAAATGATAAATGAACAAACTTATCCGAATGCGGATAAGCTTATGCGTGTGCTAGCTTTCACACTTGTTTTTTCAGTGATGAACGCTTTTATGTTTAATGTCGTTATGCCTGTGATTCGAGAGGAGTTTCATATTAGTGCTTCCGATGTAAGTTGGTTGCTGACTGGCTATATGATCGTGTATGCGGTTGGCTCGGTGACCTACGGCAAATTGGCAGATAAATATCGTCTTAAGGATTTGCTGACGTTTGGGATTATCTTTTTTGCACTGGGTTCGCTTATTGGACTGTTGGCCAATCAATTTTGGATGCTCATTGTAGCTCGTTTGCTTCAGGCTGCAGGGGCTGCTGTTATTCCGGCCACTGCTATGATCGTCCCAGTCCGTTATTTCTCGGCTGAAAAAAGAGGACGTGCTTTGGGCGTCACAGCAATCGGCTTGGCGTTAGGTACTGCACTGGCTCCGATTATTTCCGGTTTGATCACAGGCTTTGCAAGCTGGCGTTTTTTGTTCGTCATTTCCATGCTGCCACTGATCGCATTGCCGTTCTTTCGTAAATATTTGGACGATCAGCGTGGAGAGGATCAGAAGTTCGATTTTCTTGGTGGATTATTGCTGGGTGGAACAGTAGCCTTCTTATTACTTTCGATTTCGCAAACCAATATGATGTTTTTTCTGGTCGGTATGGTGCTGTTTGCACTGTTTATATGGCGCATTAACACTGCACATGACCCATTCATCCAGCCGAAGCTGTTCCGTAACAAACAATATTCATACGGGCTCCTTATCGCTTTTTTAGGGACGGGGATTAGCTTTGGATTGCCGTACTTGGCACCGCAGTTTCTGAACAGTCTCAATCAGCTTACGCCCGCAATAATTGGACTGGTTATGTTTCCGGCTGCTATTGCTTCGGCTCTATTGGGTAAAAGAGGGGGGAGTTTGGCGGATAGCAAAGGAAATTCGTTTCTCGTCTATACAGCTGTATCGCTTTTGTTTATTTGTTTTATCAGCTTGTCTACGTTTGTGGGTGCGTCTCCGTATCTGATTTTGTTTTTGCTTATTTTCGGAAACGTAGGTCAGACCTTCATGCAAATTGCCATGTCCAACACGATTTCTCGTACCTTGTCGAAAGACCAGATTGGTGTTGGAATGGGGCTGCTATCTCTGCTGAATTTCATTGCCGGAGCGATTACGACAAGTATCTTGGGCAAAACGCTAGATAGTTCGTCGTCCTTTCATCTGAATCCTGTCGTATCTAATGTGCAGGTGTTCAACTTTAGCAATATTTTTACGGTGCTTGCACTGATTGCGCTTGTGACGATGGGACTTTATGCGTTGCAATTCCGAAGGGGTCCACGCGGTAATACGCCTGCTGTTGAACAAGGATAAACATTTGATGTAACCTCATGCCAAAACAAGGGTATAATATAGAAGGAAAAGTTCATCTATGGAAGGACGGAGTGTCCGGCATGACAAGAAACCTTCAATATGTACCCTATGGTTATGAGCCTCCGATCGAGACGCATAAAGGGACCATGGTCTACTATGATACGTTCGAGCAGATTACAGCCAGAGAGCTGGAGCTTTTTGCCGAAACGGGGGCTGCATTATCTTTTACAAAGCTGGTGCTGTATCCGCTGCATGAAGAAACCGTCAGAAGAATGTGGAAGCAGCCGGTACGTTCGTATTACAAGCGGGTGGACGAGCTGGGAGAGTGGCAGCGGGAGCAGGCTTTGAGTGCTGTTGTCATTGAGAGCTGGGAAGGTAAGCGTAAAAAGTATACGCCGATTGAAGCAGCTATTCGTTTTTTGGCGGAAAAGTATACGACCCCACTTTTTTTGTACATGAGTCCTGAAATGGCAAATTTGTGCGCTTCCTATGCATCGTTTGGAGAATGGATTAGAAATGTCAGATTGGTGCTTTCGAGCGAACCACTACAACTTCATCCGAAGCTTGCACAGTACCGTAATCGCTGGAACACGGTAGAAGAAGCGATAAACCGTGACTCTAAGGTTGACAAAGCGGAGCATGAATTATAGAATAAAACTAATCGTAAAAATTACTATTGTAATTGTATACCATGTATTCCAATTAAGGAGGAAGAGAAATGCGCGTAATTGTTACCTTGGCATGCACCGAATCCGGTGACCGCAACTATACAACAACTAAGAACAAAAGAAATCATCCGGACCGTCTTGAAATGAAAAAATACTCTCCGCGTCTGAAAAAGTACACGATCCATCGTGAAACTAGATAATTTGAGGCCTGCTGTATAGCAACCTGAATTATCCTGCTTCCTGAGCGAAGCCTGTTAAGTTTGCAAAAGCCTGCGTTATGGAACCGGCGAAAACTTGAATTAGTCCAGTGGACAGAGCGTCTAAAGTTAAAGCTTGCATCTAAGAGAACGGCTTTTTTTCACGGCTGTATGATAGATGCTGAGCTACATGGCACGCTTTGCCTTTTGAATCGAAAGCACGTGGCTACCGACTTCTCCTGTGCTGGTGTCAGCATTTGGGACGAGCCGGAGGACCATTCACTATATGCTTATATAACGATGAAGGCTGACGAAAGATCCGGAGCGTTCGTGCAATGGGCGATGCGATATATGCGGCATCGTTTGCTTGTCGTTTACGAGCTTGAGCGCCAACCGTTAAGGTCTGTCGTCTTTTTTTCTGGGACATAACCGTTCCTTTTGCCAACTGATGGAGTATTGCGCCAGTACGTTTGAGGTTGAAACTAAAACTACATGAAAGATTAGGTGAAACTAATGAAAAAAGATATTCATCCAACATTGAACAAAGTTATCTTTTTGGACCCTAGCTGTGGATTTACTTTCCTGAGTGCTTCCACTAAATATTCGCAAGAAACGATGGAATGGGAAGATGGTAACACATACCCAGTTATCCGTGTAGATACTAGCTCCGCTTCCCACCCGTTCTTCACTGGTAAACAAAGAAACGTGGATATCGGTGGCCGTGTGGATCGCTTTAACAAAAAATATAACCTTAAGTAAGAACAGTCGAGCGTTGTGTTCATGGATTATGCTTATAATCCGTGAACATCGCTTTTTAAAAAACCTCCTGCATCTGCAGGAGGTTTTTTTGTCTTAATTTAGACCTGTTATTTATAGCGAAATGAAGCACTGTTCCCATTGGTCGGTAATGGATGCTTTGTCGAGCTGCTCCCCAATGAGCGTGACATATCCCTGACTCACGGGAAGTGCAGTAGGCTGCCACTCCAAGTGATTTCCTGAAAATTGCAAAAGCATTGTCCCTTCCTGAGGAAGCACGCAATAACCTTTCGCTCGAAGCAGAGAGGAGCCTAGCCCTGTCAGAAAGCGCTCCAATCGTTGTTTTTCGAGTGGCTGAGGAGAATATTGATGCAGCGTTAAGCTCTCCAAATGGGAAAACGAGTGGGTCTGGTTGGGATCGTGGCTGTGGCTATGACTGTGTGCAGAAATAACTTTGAACGGCGTACTTATAGAGGTAATACTGGGTCGTCCGGAACTTTTGACGGGAATGGGGACAGACAGTGCATCTGCATCAGTGGGCTGGACCTGTGCAGGTGCTGGTTGAGGTGTCTGTACAGGTTTCGCGGCAACGGATGTGGAGGCCAGAACAGGCTCTAGCAGTGGTTCAAGGTCAACCCGGCTATATTCAGTAGTTTGCAGCTTGGCCGTATCGTTGAGCTTGCGGATGCTTTTGACGACCTTCGTCACTTCACGGCTGCTTGCTGCATCCGTCTTGTTCACCACAATGAAGTCTGCGGTGCGCAGTTGTCCGTGCAGGGTGCGAACCAGTTCTTTATCAGCCGTAAAACGGCTATTGTATTCATGGAACAGCTCAGCATCCACAACACTGATGCTGTGAACCAGATAAAGCTGATCTGCCAGTAGAGGGGAGCGAAGCTCCTCCAGTACTTGTTCGGGGTTGGCTACCCCGGTGGTCTCCATGAAGATCAGATCTGGCTCCTGGCTGAGCAGGGTATGCAAAGCCCCTGCCAGTTCATTTCTTTTGCTGCAACAAATGCAGCCTTCTAGCAATCCTTCTACTGTTACGTCAGGCATTTCCTCTGAAATTATAGCGCTGTCTACATTATATTCACCCATTTCGTTCATTAAAACAACAGCACGAAGGGGAATTTGGCGGGTATGGGCTAACAGGCGCAAAAGCAGTGTTGTTTTGCCGCTTCCAAGAAAACCACTGATTAAAATAACAGGAACTTTGTTCATCATTTTTCCTCCTTGGCGGGGTTAGTGTGTTGTGTTCAAGCGATCAAAGGTAGCTACCGAGTCTGCTTGGGTATAGACATAAGGGGATTCTGGCTGCTCGACAGCGGTTATTTTTTCGGATCGAATTTCAAGTACGGGAGCGTTTCCCTTTTGTGCGGTATGCAGTGTTCCTTCAATGGTCACCCAGGTATCCTTGTCAAAGGACGGGGCTTTCTGGGATTGGACGATGATCCCGAAGGGCATGGCATCGGCAGTACAGCACATGACGAGGAATCTTCCTACTGCAAAAAGCCCTTTACCCGGCAGATTGTCGTCTTTATACACAAAGCCAGTCACCTGTACTTTTTTTCCTTCAAAAGCTTGTTTATATAATTCAATGGCTCCAATAGTTTCGGAAAAAATCTCTGGCTTGATCTGTATGATAGGTTGCTGATACAGGCGTTTCGCCAGTTCGGCGAATTCCACATTGTACTTATCAGGCGGAACGAACAGCTTATCCAGCGTTTCCTGACTCCATTTCCCCTCTGGAGGGGGCGAAGTGGGGACAGAAGATGCAGTTGATAAAAGGGAGGAGGTGGATGCTTTCGTGGTCTGTGTATCTGTTTTCCGTCGGATGTCCGGGTTGGGATACGTGAAGGACATGCCTTTTTTGGCGGCCATATCACTACCAAGTGCCTGATTGGGCAGCAAAGAACCGAATAGGAGCGGAATGAGCAGCATTCCATATACGAGTGTTTTTTTGAACCAGCTTTGCGGCAACGGGTGCTCACAATCACATACATCCTCACCGTCCCGCCCCCCAACGATTCCGTGCCATGCCATCGCCAATGCGATGAACAAGAGGGGTACAGGACAGAGTAGGAGTAGCTTTTGCATATGGGGAGCTAGGTAGTAATGAAGTGCATTCGTGCGGCTTAATGAGATGATGTATACAGCCAATCCGATCATGAGCAAGGAGCGAATGCCATATTGCCAGCGGATGCTAAAGGTTGAATTCACGTTTGTATTCACCTCCCCAATAACCATTCAGCAGCTATAGAACCCACTAGAACAAGTGAAACAATGAGCAAGGCCAGGATGGCGACAAATTTGGTGCGGAAGGTGCTTAGTAGCATGAGCGTGCCTTTGAAATCTAGCATCGGACCAAGTACAAGAAAGGCCGCCAGTGGACCCAGTGTAAAGGTATGTGAAAAAGCAGTGGCTACAAAGGCATCAGAGGTGGAACACAGCGACAGTATGTAGGCAAAACCCATCATAAAGGCGTACGATCCGACCGTTCCTTCACTTAACGAAAGCATCTCATTACGTGGGATGAAGGTTTGGATGCAGGCTGTCAATAATGCGCCGATAATGAGATATTTACTCATGTCCAAAAACTCGTCCCCAGCATGTACAAAAAATCCCCGCCATGTGCGATTATGCCGATGAGTCTGATTGTTCTGCTTTTGCTGGTTAAAAGAGAGTAACGACCGTTTGAGCGGATGTACTCGCACAAAGGCATACACGATCAGTCCGATGATCGCGGAAACGGTAAAAGCCAAACCCGTTCGAACGGCAGTGACCTCGGGATGGGAAGGGAAAGCCATCATCGTCGCAGCCAGTACCACGGGATTGATAATGGGCCCGCTTAAAATAAAAGTGATACCCATATAGGCAGGCATTCCCTTGAGCATTAATTGGCGAACGACAGGGATCATGCCGCATTCACAGATGGGAAACAGTATACCTAGTAAGGAGGCCAGCAGGACACCCGGTACAGGATGTGCAGGCGCTATTTTGCGAATCCATGTCTCCGGTACAAGCCACTGCAAAAGGGATGAGACGAGCACACCGATAAGGAGAAACGGAACAGCTTCCAGAAAAATACCCATAAATACCGTTTTTAATGGCTGCAGCTGCCCCACATCTAACAAACGAAGCCACTGGGGAGATAGCGTGACAAGCACAGGGATGAGAAAGGCAAACGGAATCATAAAAGGCAGCATCTTCAACAGCGTACTGTTTTTCATTCCACGTCTCCTTGGGAATAAGGGTTCTTATCTACAGCCTATGCCTGTAAGGGGACAATCATGCCCGCCGGATTGTGTGTGAATCACCTCCCTATATTGACAAATCTGAGCATGCTCATATATATTTATACTCATTAATAGTAATTATTACGATTAAAATCCGATAAATGATTGCAAGAAGGAAATTTTTAAGGTACGATCCATATTAAATGTTGCAAAGACAAGGAGGGGTTATATGATACCGATTGTTGTTTTATCCGGTTTTTTGGGTAGCGGTAAAACCACTCTTCTTCAGCATGCGCTGGCTTACTACAAGGAAAAGGGTCTCAAGCCAGCCATTTTGATGAATGAGTTGGGTGATGTTAATCTGGACGGTAGTTTGGTGAATGGACAAGCACCCATGAAGGAAATGCTCAGTGGCTGTATATGCTGTACCATTCGCGGGGACTTGGGCGTCGAGCTCATGAATCTTGCTGAGGAATATAAGCCGGACGTGATTATTGTAGAATGTACCGGAGTGGCTAACCCGATGGAGATTGTAGATGCAGTGACAGACGCCTCAATTTATTCTACTATGATATTACAATCCGTTATCACGGTCATAGACGCGCGTCAATTTTTGGATTTTGCCTCGGGGAACGAGAGAAGCAAATCGCTTCGTTTGATGCAGGATCAGCTTCGATGCGCTTCCAAACTGATTATTAACAAGACCGATTTATTGGCTGCGGGCGAGTTACAGAAAGTACAGGCCCTCGTAAAAGAGTTAAATCCATATGTTTTGACTGTGAGCACGCAACGAAGTGACGTGGACGCTGGAATTTTTTTCTCCACTCAAGGAGAGGAGCGTATGGATGTTTCGCGACATAAGGAATCCGCAGTTGATATTGAGAGTGAACATCCTCATTTGGAAAATCATCTGCACACGTATGACCATGATGACCATACAGATCATCAGTCTCATGACCATGACCACGAACACGAACATGGGGAGCATTATCATTCCTACGACCATGTAGTTGTTCACACGCATTTTTTTGGACAACCTGTGCCACGCTACGAGTTTGAACAGTTGTTCCGCAGTTTGCCAGCTGAAATTTATCGGGCCAAAGGAATTGTGCGGTTTCTGGAATCAGAGGGTCAGATGATGTTTCAATTTGCCTATCGGGAGCTGGAAATCATTCCGATCCGCCCGCAAAAGCCAGTGAACGATGTAGCGGTTGTCATGGGTGAGAATTTCTCTGCTTCCGAGATCGAGGAACAATTGAGAAAGCTGGAAGCGGCCGAAAAGCCATTGAGTAATTCATGACTTCGAGAACGAGTCACCTTAATCCATCAAGACCTAATCCATCACAACATCATTCTCGTGCACACCTAGCGGGCAAGCCTACTTGGGGATTTACAACAATTCTGCTGCTGACTGCTGGGCTGTTGCTTTCGGTCACACTCGCGGTCATGCTGGGCCCTGTAGCTGTCGCACCGGGGACGATATGGCGAATTGCACTGTCCCATCTTCCCTGGCTGGACCAGTGGATACCCGTGACATGGACCAAGCCTGAGCAATATATCGTTTGGGAAATCCGCTTTCCACGCGTGTTGTTAGGTGTCATCGTAGGAGCAGGACTAGCTGTTACAGGGGCGACTATACAGGCATTAATTCGTAATTCGTTAGCGGATCCCTATATTTTAGGTGTCTCGTCTGGGGCTTCGGTGACAGCCACATTGGTAATTGTGTTCGGAGCTTTCGGGTTTTTAGGACGACTTGCGCTGCCTTTATCTGCTTTTATAGGATCGTTAGCTGCAATGCTTATGGTGTTCGCCTTAGCCCGTGTAGCTGGGAGCATATCGACGACCCGCTTATTGCTGGCAGGGGTGGCGGTGTCTATGATGCTGTCGGCTGTGACTAGCTTTATCGTGACGATGGCCCCGAATGAAAAAGGCATTCGTGACGCGATGTATTGGATGATGGGAAGTCTGGCAGGTGCTCAATGGGACACGCTTTTCATTCCAAGCCTTATTGTAGTCGTTGGAACGGCTGTGCTTCTGACCCGATACCGGTCGCTGAATGCTTTGCTAACGGGTGAAGAGACCGCAGTAACGCTTGGTGTGAACGTACAGGCGTTCCGCGTATTACTGGTTGTGGTGGCGTCTCTTTTAACCGGGGCAGTCGTATCCGTTAGTGGCTCGATTGGCTTTGTCGGACTAATGATTCCGCACATCGTTAGGCTGGTAGTGGGATCAGATCATCGGCGTGTACTGCCCGTCAGCCTGTTGGCGGGAGCTATTTTTGTCGTGTGGGCTGATGTATGTGCCCGGCTTGTGCTGGCTCCACAGGAGCTACCGATTGGTATTGTGACGGCTGTGTGCGGAGGACCTTTTTTTGTGTGGCTGCTGCGTCGTAGTTCCTACTCGTTTGGAGGCGAAAAATGAATATAGAAGTCGAATGCGTGACCTTCAGTATTCACGACAAACGGCTGATCGACGGCATCTGTCTCCAGGTAAAAGCAGGGGAGCTAGTCGGATTGATCGGTCCGAATGGCAGCGGGAAATCAACGTTGCTCAAAAATATGTATCGTGTGCTAAAGCCTGATAGTGGTGTAGTTACGTTGGATGGCCAGGATATGCTGCGGATGAAGTATAAAGAGACGGCCCGACAAATGGCAGTGGTGAGTCAGGATGCGCCGCAAACGTTTGATTTCTCAGTACGGGACATCGTCCTGATGGGTCGCCATCCGCATAAGAAACTGTTGGAAGCAGATACTGTCGTCGATCATGAACTGGTCGAGCAGGCGCTGGAGCGGGTAGGCATGAATGCTCAGGCAGATCAGGGCTTTGCCACCTTGTCTGGCGGCGAAAAGCAACGGGTATTGATCGCCAGAGCTTTGGCCGGGCAGGCGAAATTTCTTGTTTTGGATGAGCCGACGAATCATCTGGACATCCGGTATCAGCTGCAAATTCTGGATTTGGTCAAAACACTTCGGATAACTACGCTAGCTGCACTGCATGATTTGAATTTAGCGGCATTTTATTGTGATCGAATGTATGTATTAAAAGAAGGCAAAGTGGTAGCCTCCGGCATAACAGAGGATGTGCTTCAGCCAGACCTGCTGTGGAGTGTATTCGGGGTCGAGACAGAAATCTGCATTCATCCAAAAACCGGAAAGCCGAATATTACCTTCTTACCGGATTCTCTCAGGAGAGGAGGCCATCCATGATGTTAACAGAAAAGGCGATACGATGAGGTAAGATTAACTACAAATAAAAGAGGAGACGGTACATATGAAAAGATATAGCAGGCCCGCGTTACCGCTGGTTATGCTCGCTTTGGCAATGATGCTGTTGTTATCAGCCTGTGCAGCAGGAAACACGGCCCAAACAAGCGATCCATCCGCAAACGGGCAGCAACCTGCCGCATCCCAATCAGCAACCAAGGAGACGTCGGTAGAGCTTGAGAACATGGGCGTTAAAATGGCATTTCCCGAGGCGCCTAAACGCGCGGTTACACTGAACCAGCACGCGACTGAGGTTATGCTGGCTCTTGGACTGGAATCCTCTATGGTAGGAACTGCGTATTTGGATGATCAGATTTTGCCAAAATATAAGGCTCAATATGACAAAATCCCGGTACTGGCCGAACAATATCCGTCCAAAGAGGTGTTTATGGCCGCTGCACCGGATTTTGCCTATGCGGGCTGGAAGAGTGCCTTTAATGATAAAAATCTGGGTTCCCGTGAGGAGCTAGCCAAACAAGGGGTGCTGACCTATATACAGGAGTCCTCAAATAAGTCGGGCCCCACATTAGAAGATGTATATCAGGATATACTAAATATTGGGCGTATTTTTAGGG
The Paenibacillus peoriae DNA segment above includes these coding regions:
- a CDS encoding MarR family winged helix-turn-helix transcriptional regulator — translated: MGSEVYPVCLPWEEESTMYLIKWIFTTVRREIEIALRPLGLTSPQSQTLYILAMSPGVTNTDLEKLLLIDKSSVTSLVNGIVKKNWAVRKSHPEDARMKQIYLTEEGLKIHKVAERTIEAIKSSVGETLSVGESETLRGLLKKILRDYHPADARA
- a CDS encoding MFS transporter, with translation MINEQTYPNADKLMRVLAFTLVFSVMNAFMFNVVMPVIREEFHISASDVSWLLTGYMIVYAVGSVTYGKLADKYRLKDLLTFGIIFFALGSLIGLLANQFWMLIVARLLQAAGAAVIPATAMIVPVRYFSAEKRGRALGVTAIGLALGTALAPIISGLITGFASWRFLFVISMLPLIALPFFRKYLDDQRGEDQKFDFLGGLLLGGTVAFLLLSISQTNMMFFLVGMVLFALFIWRINTAHDPFIQPKLFRNKQYSYGLLIAFLGTGISFGLPYLAPQFLNSLNQLTPAIIGLVMFPAAIASALLGKRGGSLADSKGNSFLVYTAVSLLFICFISLSTFVGASPYLILFLLIFGNVGQTFMQIAMSNTISRTLSKDQIGVGMGLLSLLNFIAGAITTSILGKTLDSSSSFHLNPVVSNVQVFNFSNIFTVLALIALVTMGLYALQFRRGPRGNTPAVEQG
- the rpmG gene encoding 50S ribosomal protein L33, with translation MRVIVTLACTESGDRNYTTTKNKRNHPDRLEMKKYSPRLKKYTIHRETR
- a CDS encoding type B 50S ribosomal protein L31; translation: MKKDIHPTLNKVIFLDPSCGFTFLSASTKYSQETMEWEDGNTYPVIRVDTSSASHPFFTGKQRNVDIGGRVDRFNKKYNLK
- a CDS encoding CobW family GTP-binding protein: MMNKVPVILISGFLGSGKTTLLLRLLAHTRQIPLRAVVLMNEMGEYNVDSAIISEEMPDVTVEGLLEGCICCSKRNELAGALHTLLSQEPDLIFMETTGVANPEQVLEELRSPLLADQLYLVHSISVVDAELFHEYNSRFTADKELVRTLHGQLRTADFIVVNKTDAASSREVTKVVKSIRKLNDTAKLQTTEYSRVDLEPLLEPVLASTSVAAKPVQTPQPAPAQVQPTDADALSVPIPVKSSGRPSITSISTPFKVISAHSHSHSHDPNQTHSFSHLESLTLHQYSPQPLEKQRLERFLTGLGSSLLRAKGYCVLPQEGTMLLQFSGNHLEWQPTALPVSQGYVTLIGEQLDKASITDQWEQCFISL
- a CDS encoding TIGR03943 family putative permease subunit; translated protein: MNSTFSIRWQYGIRSLLMIGLAVYIISLSRTNALHYYLAPHMQKLLLLCPVPLLFIALAMAWHGIVGGRDGEDVCDCEHPLPQSWFKKTLVYGMLLIPLLFGSLLPNQALGSDMAAKKGMSFTYPNPDIRRKTDTQTTKASTSSLLSTASSVPTSPPPEGKWSQETLDKLFVPPDKYNVEFAELAKRLYQQPIIQIKPEIFSETIGAIELYKQAFEGKKVQVTGFVYKDDNLPGKGLFAVGRFLVMCCTADAMPFGIIVQSQKAPSFDKDTWVTIEGTLHTAQKGNAPVLEIRSEKITAVEQPESPYVYTQADSVATFDRLNTTH
- a CDS encoding permease, which produces MKNSTLLKMLPFMIPFAFLIPVLVTLSPQWLRLLDVGQLQPLKTVFMGIFLEAVPFLLIGVLVSSLLQWLVPETWIRKIAPAHPVPGVLLASLLGILFPICECGMIPVVRQLMLKGMPAYMGITFILSGPIINPVVLAATMMAFPSHPEVTAVRTGLAFTVSAIIGLIVYAFVRVHPLKRSLLSFNQQKQNNQTHRHNRTWRGFFVHAGDEFLDMSKYLIIGALLTACIQTFIPRNEMLSLSEGTVGSYAFMMGFAYILSLCSTSDAFVATAFSHTFTLGPLAAFLVLGPMLDFKGTLMLLSTFRTKFVAILALLIVSLVLVGSIAAEWLLGR
- a CDS encoding CobW family GTP-binding protein, yielding MIPIVVLSGFLGSGKTTLLQHALAYYKEKGLKPAILMNELGDVNLDGSLVNGQAPMKEMLSGCICCTIRGDLGVELMNLAEEYKPDVIIVECTGVANPMEIVDAVTDASIYSTMILQSVITVIDARQFLDFASGNERSKSLRLMQDQLRCASKLIINKTDLLAAGELQKVQALVKELNPYVLTVSTQRSDVDAGIFFSTQGEERMDVSRHKESAVDIESEHPHLENHLHTYDHDDHTDHQSHDHDHEHEHGEHYHSYDHVVVHTHFFGQPVPRYEFEQLFRSLPAEIYRAKGIVRFLESEGQMMFQFAYRELEIIPIRPQKPVNDVAVVMGENFSASEIEEQLRKLEAAEKPLSNS